A DNA window from Theobroma cacao cultivar B97-61/B2 chromosome 5, Criollo_cocoa_genome_V2, whole genome shotgun sequence contains the following coding sequences:
- the LOC18599345 gene encoding protein SRG1: MALSNPKDFSSSPSMVSVQELVKGPTITIPQQYVRLDQEPLSLSFTAPSPPIPTIDMARLVSGDDDNDLELEKLHSTCKDWGIFQLVNHGVSSSLLDKLKHEVEEFYRLPLEEKMKYKIRAGELEGYGCRIREGGKQDWVDSLNIITNPVHRRKPHLFPELPSSLRNTLESYLSELQKIAAKLLGSMAKALGIDVKEMMEFSDDGMQAVRLAYYPPCPKPELVMGLFPHSDITLMNILHQVNGVDGLQIKKDGLWFPLNIKPDAFVVNVGDILQIFSNGVYHSIEHKVSTNAEKERISITFSINPKYGADVGPAPSLINPDNPPLFRKVGVEQYFKDYFSRKPSGKVYLDHMRIQNGQDNSA; the protein is encoded by the exons ATGGCATTATCAAACCCAAAAGATTTTAGCAGCTCTCCTTCAATGGTTAGTGTTCAAGAGCTCGTCAAAGGGCCAACGATCACTATCCCACAACAATATGTTCGTTTAGATCAAGAACCCCTTTCCCTCTCTTTCACTGCTCCTTCGCCACCAATCCCAACCATTGACATGGCTCGTTTGGTTTCTGGAGATGATGACAATGACCTTGAACTCGAGAAATTGCACTCAACTTGCAAAGACTGGGGTATCTTCCAG TTGGTGAACCATGGAGTTAGCTCTTCACTGTTGGACAAACTGAAACATGAGGTGGAAGAATTTTATAGGCTTCCCttggaagaaaaaatgaaatacaaGATCAGGGCAGGAGAGTTGGAAGGGTATGGATGCAGGATCAGAGAAGGGGGAAAACAGGACTGGGTTGACAGtttgaatataattactaACCCTGTCCATAGACGCAAGCCTCATCTCTTCCCAGAGCTCCCTTCATCCCTAAG AAACACCTTGGAGTCTTACTTATCGGAACTCCAAAAGATTGCCGCAAAACTTCTTGGTTCAATGGCAAAAGCTTTGGGAATTGATGTAAAGGAGATGATGGAGTTTTCTGATGATGGGATGCAAGCTGTTAGATTGGCATATTATCCGCCCTGTCCAAAACCAGAGCTGGTGATGGGCCTTTTTCCTCACTCGGATATAACCCTTATGAACATCTTGCACCAAGTTAATGGAGTGGATGGGCTTCAGATTAAGAAAGATGGACTTTGGTTTCCTCTCAACATCAAACCTGATGCCTTTGTAGTGAATGTAGGAGACATTTTGCAG ATATTTAGCAACGGGGTTTATCACAGCATCGAGCACAAGGTTTCTACGAATGCAGAGAAGGAAAGAATCTCCATTACCTTCTCCATCAATCCCAAATATGGGGCTGACGTTGGGCCTGCACCTAGTCTGATAAATCCAGATAACCCTCCATTATTTAGAAAGGTGGGGGTGGAGCAATACTTCAAAGATTACTTTTCTCGTAAGCCCAGTGGAAAAGTATATCTGGACCATATGAGGATTCAAAATGGACAAGACAACTCAGCctga
- the LOC18599349 gene encoding alcohol dehydrogenase-like 6: MSSSTKQPDVITCKAMVAWEAGKELVMEEVQVSPPQPHEIRVKVVCTSLCRTDITAWETQAIFPRIFGHEASGIVESVGKGVTEFVEGDHVLTVFTGECKTCIHCASGKSNMCQVLGLERRGVMHSDQRTRFSVKGEPVYHYCAVSSFSEYTVVHSGCAVKVSPHAPLEKICLLSCGVAAGLGAAWNVADISKGSTVVIFGLGTVGLAVAQGAKLRGASQIIGVETNPEKYEKAKAFGVTEFLNPKDCKEPIQQVIKRLSGGGTDYSFECIGDTGTVATALQSCCDGWGLTVTLGVPKMKPEIAAHYSAFLSGKTLKGSLFGGWKPKSDLPSLVEKYMNKEIQIDEFITHNLPFEDINKAFSLMREGKCLRCVIHMPK, encoded by the exons ATGTCATCCTCCACTAAACAACCCGATGTGATAACATGCAAAG CAATGGTGGCATGGGAAGCTGGAAAGGAACTGGTGATGGAGGAAGTGCAAGTAAGCCCACCTCAGCCTCATGAAATCAGGGTCAAAGTTGTTTGTACCTCTCTTTGCCGCACTGACATTACTGCTTGGGAAACTCag GCTATATTTCCTCGGATATTTGGCCATGAAGCATCAGG GATTGTTGAGAGTGTGGGCAAGGGAGTGACTGAATTTGTGGAGGGGGACCATGTGCTTACAGTATTCACTGGAGAATGCAAGACATGCATTCACTGTGCATCAGGTAAAAGTAACATGTGCCAAGTCCTGGGTTTGGAAAGAAGAGGTGTAATGCACAGTGATCAGAGGACACGCTTCTCGGTTAAAGGGGAACCTGTTTATCATTACTGTGCAGTTTCAAGTTTCAGTGAATATACAGTTGTGCACTCTGGATGTGCTGTCAAAGTCAGTCCACATGCACCTCTGGAGAAAATATGCCTACTAAGTTGTGGAGTAGCTGCAG GTCTTGGTGCAGCTTGGAATGTTGCTGATATATCTAAAGGATCAACTGTGGTGATTTTTGGTCTTGGAACTGTAGGCCTTGCT GTTGCACAAGGTGCCAAACTTAGGGGAGCATCTCAAATAATTGGTGTTGAGACTAATCCTGAAAAGTATGAAAAAG CAAAGGCTTTTGGAGTCACAGAATTTTTGAACCCCAAGGATTGTAAAGAACCAATTCAGCAG GTTATTAAGCGCCTATCTGGTGGAGGGACAGATTACTCCTTTGAATGCATAGGTGATACTGGAACAGTAGCTACTGCATTGCAATCGTGCTGTGAt GGTTGGGGTTTGACAGTTACTCTTGGTGTACCAAAAATGAAGCCTGAAATAGCAGCTCACTATTCAGCATTCCTTTCGGGAAAAACATTGAAAGGATCTCTATTTGGAGGATGGAAACCTAAATCTGATCTTCCATCATTAGTAGAGAAGTACATGAATAAG GAAATCCAGATAGATGAGTTCATCACACATAATCTGCCATTTGAGGATATCAACAAAGCTTTCAGTCTCATGAGAGAAGGAAAGTGTCTGAGATGCGTTATTCACATGCCAAAGTAG
- the LOC18599348 gene encoding codeine O-demethylase, whose amino-acid sequence MALSNPKDFSSSPLMVSVQELVKGPIITIPQQYVRLVQEPLSLSFTAPSPPIPTIDMARLVSGDDDNDLELEKLHSTCKDWGIFQLVNHGVSSSLLDKLKHEVEEFYRLPLEEKMKYKIRAGDWEGYGCRSREGGKLDWVDSLNIITNPVHRRRPHLFPELPSSLRNTLESYLSELQKIAAKLLGSMAKALGIDVEEMMEFFDDGIQAVRLAYYPPCPKPELVMGLFPHSDITLINILHQVNGVDGLQIKKDGLWFPLSINPDAFIVNVGDILQIFSNGVYHSIEHKVSTNAEKERISITFSINPKNGADVGPAPSLINPDNPPLFRKVGVEQYFKDYSSRKPSGKAYLDHMRIQNGQDNSA is encoded by the exons ATGGCATTATCAAACCCAAAAGATTTTAGCAGCTCTCCTTTAATGGTTAGTGTTCAAGAGCTCGTCAAAGGGCCAATAATCACTATCCCACAACAATATGTTCGTTTAGTTCAAGAACCCCTTTCCCTCTCTTTCACTGCTCCTTCGCCACCAATCCCAACCATTGACATGGCTCGTTTGGTTTCTGGAGATGATGACAATGACCTTGAACTCGAGAAATTGCACTCAACTTGCAAAGACTGGGGTATCTTCCAG TTGGTGAACCATGGAGTTAGCTCTTCACTGTTGGACAAACTGAAACATGAGGTGGAAGAATTTTATAGGCTTCCCttggaagaaaaaatgaaatacaaGATCAGGGCAGGAGATTGGGAAGGGTATGGATGCAGGAGCAGAGAAGGGGGAAAACTGGACTGGGTTGACAGtttgaatataattactaACCCTGTCCATAGACGCAGGCCTCATCTCTTCCCAGAGCTCCCTTCATCCCTAAG AAACACCTTGGAGTCTTACTTATCGGAACTCCAAAAGATTGCCGCAAAACTTCTTGGTTCAATGGCAAAAGCTTTGGGAATTGATGTAGAGGAGATGATGGAGTTTTTTGATGATGGGATACAAGCAGTTAGATTGGCATATTATCCACCCTGTCCAAAACCAGAGCTGGTGATGGGCCTTTTTCCTCACTCAGATATAACCCTTATCAACATCTTGCACCAAGTTAATGGAGTGGATGGCCTTCAGATTAAGAAAGATGGACTTTGGTTTCCTCTCAGCATCAACCCTGATGCCTTTATAGTGAATGTAGGAGACATTTTGCAG ATATTTAGCAACGGGGTTTATCACAGCATTGAGCACAAGGTTTCTACGAATGCAGAGAAGGAAAGAATCTCCATTACCTTCTCCATCAATCCCAAAAATGGGGCTGACGTTGGGCCTGCACCTAGTCTGATAAATCCAGATAACCCTCCATTATTTAGAAAGGTGGGGGTGGAGCAATACTTCAAAGATTACTCTTCTCGTAAGCCCAGTGGAAAAGCATATCTGGACCATATGAGGATTCAAAATGGACAAGACAACTCAGCttga
- the LOC108662003 gene encoding NAC domain-containing protein 7-like, translating to MESHHYDETLGVGDSGGYWRSSTAEKPILDEQQQEIGFVRTLNFFEFKDEKKSRKDATKTRWLMHEYRLPGDTFQEWVICKIKDTSGSPHDEYSDSIWEKELFGKLLLPHSDENHHHQDEYQSQIQSSTVFNNGNLPSYEVDQLLDDDPFKEVDQLLEINDDNQIQTQSSTVFNNGNLRSYEVDQLLYAHEKEISKDDDPIKDVDQLWEINDDNQIVDYSFKEMEQLLGVVTLSYSLGLTYAYDASVE from the exons ATGGAAAGTCATCATTACGACGAAACGCTAGGAGTTGGAGACAGTGGTGGATATTGGAGGTCTTCAACCGCTGAGAAGCCTATACTTGATGAGCAGCAACAGGAAATAGGGTTCGTCAGAACCCTTAACTTTTTTGAGTTCAAGGATGAGAAAAAAAGTCGAAAGGATGCCACCAAAACTAGGTGGTTAATGCATGAGTATCGTCTTCCCGGAGACACGTTCCAAGAATGGGTTATCTGCAAGATCAAGGACACCTCTGGTTCTCCACATGATGAATATTCTGATTCTATTTGGGAGAAAGAGTTGTTCGGAAAATTATTGTTGCCGCATTCAGATGagaatcatcatcatcaagacGAATATCAGTCTCAGATTCAGTCATCTACTGTTTTCAATAATGGAAATCTACCAAGTTATGAAGTTGATCAGCTACTAGATGATGACCCTTTTAAAGAGGTGGATCAGCTATTGGAGATCAACGACGACAATCAGATTCAAACTCAGTCATCCACCGTTTTTAATAACGGAAACCTACGAAGTTATGAAGTTGATCAACTACTGTATGCACATGAGAAGGAAATATCAAAAGATGATGACCCTATTAAGGATGTGGACCAGCTATGGGAGATCAACGACGACAATCAGATTGTTGATTACTCTTTCAAGGAGATGGAGCAGTTACTGGGTGTCgtgac ACTGAGTTATTCACTTGGTCTTACgtatgcatatgatgcaagCGTAGAATGA